The genomic region CAAGCTACTTTGCTTTCACTTCTTACCACCGTGACATCGATATGGTAGATGTTACATTTGAATAAATGAAAAATAACAAGACTAACAATGTACCGAAATGCGTTAAATTATTCTGAACCCTGTTTCTGATATCATCAGACGCGAATTTGAAAAATCCCAAGCAGCAGTCGAATGGAACCCCATATTTGAAAGTACAACTCCATATTCGCTTAGCGCAAACATAGAGTAAACTGTAATTAAACATGATTGTACCTTATAAATACCAATACCTAGTTTTTTATCTCTACTGAAATATAATAAACTCACCTAAAGGCtcgcaatattcattatgcCTGTAAAAGAAATAGGTGGCAAATATTATACATAATAAATTTGACATTGTGTATCTTCTTTTCCatcttaaggaaatagcttcgGAGGATTCCTTAGTGTGATTGTTACGGCAgtttctcatgataaaatatgctAGGAGCATATGAACAACAGATGTTATCAGAAATATTATAAAAGACAATTTGTGGAATGCTAAAACAGGTACATGTTATTTTTCGTTTAAACTATTTCCAATCCAAATGCATACCATAGTTCTCGTCGGAGGTCCAAAAACTTAACGTTACTAGAGATATGTTTTCAATGGCATAAGTAATCGTTGCGACGTTACAAATGCTTTGCGCCCACTTATAGATATGTTCTTTATAATAACGGCGATACATAATTAATACTAAAATTCTGATCAGAGCTTGCATCGCTATCGCGGTTTTCCAAACATCTTTTTGCGGCCTGTAATGCCCGATCGCAGCAGAAACGGATGGTAAAAAATTGTAGACCTAACGTATAACAGTTACCGTTTACAGAGATATACGTCACGCGTATGGACACGTGTGTAATGAAAAATAATCAAGAGTAAATACCTTGCAATGAGTAGAAGTAGAGTGCTTAAAATTATACAGTACAGACCAAACGATACAAAATATAAATGCTAAAAACGGTAAAGACACGGTAAACCATGCCAGTTTGGCAAAAGACAAAATTAACCGCATTCTCGACGTGTCGTCTTCCACTAATGGAAGATATTCTGAGCCAATTCTAGACTTGTTCATTGTGATATATTCTAAATCCATTAATTTACGTCATCGCAAACGA from Xylocopa sonorina isolate GNS202 chromosome 2, iyXylSono1_principal, whole genome shotgun sequence harbors:
- the LOC143432819 gene encoding post-GPI attachment to proteins factor 2 isoform X1, which translates into the protein MDLEYITMNKSRIGSEYLPLVEDDTSRMRLILSFAKLAWFTVSLPFLAFIFCIVWSVLYNFKHSTSTHCKVYNFLPSVSAAIGHYRPQKDVWKTAIAMQALIRILVLIMYRRYYKEHIYKWAQSICNVATITYAIENISLVTLSFWTSDENYAFHKLSFIIFLITSVVHMLLAYFIMRNCRNNHTKESSEAISLRWKRRYTMSNLLCIIFATYFFYRHNEYCEPLVYSMFALSEYGVVLSNMGFHSTAAWDFSNSRLMISETGFRII
- the LOC143432819 gene encoding post-GPI attachment to proteins factor 2 isoform X2; protein product: MDLEYITMNKSRIGSEYLPLVEDDTSRMRLILSFAKLAWFTVSLPFLAFIFCIVWSVLYNFKHSTSTHCKVYNFLPSVSAAIGHYRPQKDVWKTAIAMQALIRILVLIMYRRYYKEHIYKWAQSICNVATITYAIENISLVTLSFWTSDENYAYFIMRNCRNNHTKESSEAISLRWKRRYTMSNLLCIIFATYFFYRHNEYCEPLVYSMFALSEYGVVLSNMGFHSTAAWDFSNSRLMISETGFRII